From Cyclobacteriaceae bacterium, a single genomic window includes:
- a CDS encoding transcriptional regulator translates to MLKDLDPLLHSQLRLGIMSLLISLDSAEFTFLKEKTNSTAGNLSVQIDKLSEAGYIEVIKSFKGKKPLTTCKITKKGIKAFEQYVEVLKQYIK, encoded by the coding sequence ATGCTGAAAGATCTGGATCCCTTACTCCACTCCCAGCTAAGACTGGGAATTATGTCCCTGCTGATAAGTCTTGACTCTGCAGAATTTACTTTCCTTAAAGAAAAGACAAACTCCACCGCAGGAAATCTCAGCGTTCAGATCGATAAGCTATCGGAAGCAGGATACATTGAAGTCATCAAATCATTCAAAGGAAAAAAACCTTTGACCACCTGCAAGATCACTAAAAAAGGAATCAAGGCTTTTGAGCAATATGTTGAAGTTCTGAAGCAATACATCAAGTAA
- a CDS encoding DUF2306 domain-containing protein produces the protein MHNLVSSPIGFIHLLSALVAIVLGTMVMTMRKGTRTHRRLGYSYVIAMLILNITALMIYRLFGRFGPFHVASVLSLLTLLMGIIPALIRKPKNTWLWYHMAGMYYSTIGLYSAFVSEVAVRIPGAPFFAVVTISTVVIFIIAVWWFQRQSKKWYLSIYLDPAPEKQKK, from the coding sequence ATGCACAATTTAGTCTCAAGTCCAATCGGATTCATTCATCTCCTCAGCGCACTCGTCGCCATTGTACTTGGCACTATGGTAATGACCATGAGGAAAGGAACGCGCACTCACAGAAGACTCGGATATTCATATGTGATCGCAATGCTCATATTGAATATAACGGCTCTTATGATCTACCGGCTCTTTGGAAGATTCGGACCTTTCCATGTAGCCAGTGTGCTCAGTCTCCTGACATTATTAATGGGTATCATTCCTGCTTTGATCCGCAAGCCCAAGAACACCTGGCTGTGGTATCACATGGCCGGAATGTATTACTCAACCATTGGTTTGTATTCCGCGTTTGTTTCTGAAGTAGCGGTCCGGATCCCCGGGGCTCCTTTCTTTGCTGTAGTTACGATCTCCACTGTCGTCATCTTTATAATTGCCGTCTGGTGGTTTCAAAGGCAATCGAAAAAATGGTACCTGTCTATTTATCTTGATCCCGCTCCCGAAAAACAGAAAAAATAA